Within Zonotrichia albicollis isolate bZonAlb1 chromosome 18, bZonAlb1.hap1, whole genome shotgun sequence, the genomic segment CCCCCACCGACCCCAGAGCATCCTCCAGCCGAACCCCTGTGGGAGCTGGGTCTCTGCAGCAGCGCCTCAGTGTCTAAATATCATTGTGGGCTGAGGGATCCTCAGAGGCTCCCGTGGCAGGAGGAGATTTAGCAGCCCATTGCCTCAGCAACAACCCctgcctgagcccagcctgcccGAGGGTGCTGCAGCACTTCGTGAGCAATGGGTTTGCATTTATACAGTGCCTTTTGCCAGAGGGATCTCCATTAATGCTGCAAATGTCACATTTTTGTGTGGAGGCTACACACATCAGTCAcatccccccacctccacaaCACATCAGGTCCTCCGAGATGGAATCACCCGGGGAATGGTGGAGAAGAGGCAGTTGCAATTACCCAGCTGAGACTTAGTCAAGACCTGGGCAAAACCTCCTCTGCTTTTGTGAAGCTGCCCAGAAAGTTTTGACTGTCACACATTTTCAGGACATTTCTTTCTGATCTGAAACGAATCAAATAGAATTGGTATTGCATTTGTCTCCAGAAAAGCCGAGATTACTCTAAGTCTTCAGGAATTACCAAATTTGAGTTGACGCTGGGATGTGTTTCTATGCAGATGAGCCTTTGGTAAGTGGAGCACTGACAGGTAAGTGCAGCCAGGTCTTGGCATTGACCACTATCACAGATCTGTCTCACAGAATACACGGGCAGCTATTCCTGCCAGACAAACGTCACAATCAGTCCCCTGACCCAGTAAATGCTGTGACCAAGAGGGGTTTCTAATAAAGGCCTGGGGATCACAGCCTGTACAGTATGGACAGCTTTGCTGGATTAGAAACCTGATTAATGGCCTCAGGGGAGATTAGAAATTGCTATTTTGAGAGGGGGTTTTCATAGCAGGCTCTGTGTAATCGCCAGTGCCAGCGGGACAGCCTTATCCTGGCTGTTTTCTGGGGGAGCTGACACTTCTGGGAGCCCTGGGAGGCCAGGCCAGGGAGAAGCATTTGTCTCTGCTAATAGCTGTGTTTATGTTTGCTGCAGAGCTCATCGCTGGCTGACCACAGCAATTACACGGGGGAGGCATATTTACATGTTTTAACTCTGAAACACTGAGCAAACAGGGCAAGATAATCATTAACTTCGGGAACTGTTAACCTTCAGCGTGAGTTTTGGCCAGTGAAGGAGAGATCTGCCAGAGCAAGGTCTCTATTTTAGTAAACATTGAAAGAACGATGTGAGAAAGCTTTTGTTTTTGTATATTATGAGTAGGTAATTAAAGGGCATTAATTTGTGTCTCCAGCCTCGATGCTGTGAGAAACTTTTCATTGCAGAAGAGAGGGATAAAGGGGGCAAAAAAgcactgtttttaaaaaaatccattggCTTCATCAGCTTGGGaacagggaggagcaggggcagTAAAGCACAGCATTGCAGGGAGGCTGTGGGTCTGCAGGTCATACATGCTCATTTGCTGTTGATTATCATGCCAAAGAAATTGTATTTAAACCTAAAACTTGCTGCAGGAGCTTAATCAGTAAAGCAGCGATAGTTGAGGAGCAAAGAGCAGCAGTTTGTCCTCTGCCCTTGAGGTTCAGGGCCCCGCTGgctcccagctcagggctgcacacccagccaggCAGGGTGGGAGCACAGTGGCTCCCTCGGGTTGGTTCGGCACCAGATCAAACACCCTGAAATATCTGTCTCGTGCCTGACCACAAATCGTTATTGCTGCCCCTTGGGTAACACATTCTGTGGGGGAAAGAAGAGgaacaacaaaaaagcaaaattctgcAGACTTTGGACTGTTATGGGTATCATAAAAAAGTGGGGAATTGAGGAAACAGGAAGataaaagaggaagaaagaaagggaagatAATTTAAGTGGACAAGCAGAAGCAGATTTTCAATCTTATCAGTTATAGTTGGTAAGAAAGTGGAGCATGCCAGCCAGTCCATAGTGCTTGTTTGAGCACCAGTGGGAAACAGATGATGAATTCATCTGTAAGGAGCTTATGGCCAGGAACAGCCTCttgcccagggagcagctgctgggagctgtgggttgccagcccaggctgccctcGGGCAGTGCACAGAAGGCTGTGCtgagtgcccagcacaggctgttcAGGCAGGGCCACATCCTTCCTGCAGGGCACACAAAAAACAGTGACATTGGCCATTTCACACAAGGCATGGAGAGGGATAGTTTTGGGAGAGGCCTGAAGTGTCACAAAATGTCACATTTTCCCATGGATTTTTACTTGTGCTTGCTTGTTCTGCAGGGCAGGCTGTGAGAGCTGTACTGACCCAGCTCTTTCCTGGGCAGAGCCACCCTCACAGCACTCAGCAGTTGGTCCTCAccctcctgtcccagtgccccacATACCTTTCCCACAAGGGCGTTCTGGCACTCAGCACGTGTCCCTCTAAGTTGGTTGCACAGTGTTCAGCAGTTCCAGTTTAATAGAATAAAGGTTTACTGTGATAACATCAGCAGGTTTCCCCTGTGCATGGCAGAGAATCTATTAATATTTGTTTAGGACATATGTTTGTTTAGGAAAGCCCCCCCAGTCCTCAGAAGCACGTGCTTTACAGCTCCAACCCAGCCCCCAGATGTAGCAATTTCCCCAGGGCCCAATTGCAAAACAAGCTGCTCTGGCCCTtggcagccctgctccctgtcacAAGATTCTGGACTTCTAGTGGACTTTTAAAGAaagttttggaaaaaaagtTTGTTTGTACAGGCATTGCACAGAGTTCCTGcggttggggtttggttttttttttccttttagtgtTACACCTCTGTGGGAGTGATTTTATATTATCCCATACTGAAACATTTAGAGTAATCATTTCTGCAGAATAAAGCCTATAATTTCACCTTTAAATGAACAAATAACTCACAATTCAAACACAGCTATTAGTGCCACTCAACCAACAGCTAAAATCTCAAAACCTTTACCCTAATCAGGCAGTTTAATCTACTGGAGTTTTAACTCCACAACATTTGaaacataagaaaaatatttcagatacCCAGTACAGCATTGCTGCTCTGTCATCAGCTCTGGGTCCCAAACTGGAAGGCTTTGTTCatgtaaaattaatttaacCTCTAGCAGGTGTAAAAGAAAGCAGATGATCATAGCTAATAATGTCAAAAAGATGTTCTGAAAATTAAATAACATTCACAACCCTTCCTACAGGTAGAGGGCAAGCCATGATATTCCATGCCAGAATGGACTTTGCATACATGTACATGTTTTAATGTCAGAATGCAAACTCCATTTTGAATAAAGAGCTAGTTTGGCCCTGCCATTGTTTTTGCTTAAACTAGAAATCACTAAAATCTATTTGGGCAAGAAAGTAAGTTAAGCTATACTTActattaaaatacagaaatcagACCATGAAAAATCTACTCATTAATTCATTAAACACTGAAAAACCTCCATTGTCTGCTTTCTAGAGTGATCTTTACTTGGTAAAATCTTCAGGCAATCAGGTTAGCATAGATTAAACTGCTGCCAGGATCACAGAGCACCTCAGCTCAAATCTTACTCAGCAATGCTATAGAAATGAATGAGCCAAACCCTGAGAACAGCTCAGCCTCTGCTGGAGGAGAAACAGTTAATGCTCATCatggctcagcagagctgcttcacAGCCAGGAACTACTTTGTCCAGCCTCAGTTaatgcacagctgctgtgcctgctggaggtgagtgccagcagcagcacaggtgctcactccctgctcagacccatctggggcacagccaagggcagggagcagaggaagggacaAAAGTGGAAAGAATCTCACGTGGGCAGTGACCCAGCTGGAGTCCTAGGCAGAGGATAagctcagctggggctgttttCCAGTTCAGGCTACCTGGCCTCTGGCAGTACAGACCtactgctgtccccaggcagagctgcagcacttgGGGCATGGGGGAGAACCCCAAACTACACCACTGCCCAATTACTGAAATTTTACAGGGACAAAAATACAGCTCATAGAAGCTTCTCAAGCTTTGGATGAGGCATCTGTCCATCTTTGTCTATCTGGAAGTCAGATATCCTGTTGTTTTCCAGCTGGTAAGACAGAACACTGGAGTTCGCATTGCCAAAATTGTTCTGGTAACCCAGCTGCTGACAGTTGGTGTTTTTATAGTCCCTCTGATACACTAAAATATAGTGGGATGTTACTATGAACATCTCATAATCCCAAAGATACTTGCTATTTGGATCTTTATTACTACAATTATATCCTGTCAAAACATAAGTTTTTGTACAAGGAAGACCATACCTCTCACATAAAATGCCATTTTATCCctagggtttggggttttttcagatCTGGAAGGATCCTTATTTCATGCCCCTAAGACAGCACTTGAATAAGAAAAAGGGTGGCTGGCTATCTTCCATTTTCTCAAGATGGAAATACTGTGTGTGATTTGCATGAAGAGCATCCCTGTCTCTTTGTGAGATGCAGTGATGGATTATTGAATGACTTCACTCTGAGCCTCAGGCAGTCCAGAGGGATCATATCACTGACAAGACCAATAATCTGATCAGAGAAGCTCCAAGAGTTCCTCCCAGCCAAAGCAGAATGAACAGAGGGATGCTGTGCTCAGGGTGCTCCTCAGGTCTACAGCTGATGGAGCTGACACAACGAAAAGCTCACCCACACTTCAGTTCCTCTCAGGATTCATTCTGGGGGCTGTCCAGACTGACCCTCATTATGCAGAGGTCCCACAATTGGctcaaaataagcaaaaaccCTAAGAGTAGCAACAcaaatttctgtattttggaaagacttctgaaaggaaaaaccccaaatgtttTGTGGCAGTCCTAAAACCACATAAAAATCAGATTCAACCCAATTATGAGTTTTTAAGAGCAGCTAAGAGCATTGTCTTCTCTCTCTGGCCCTACCAGAGGATAAAGCCTGAGAACTCAATTAGCAAGAAAAGATAGCACAAAACCAACATGTAACCCAACAAAACAATTGAAAGCTTTTATTGTGATACCTTGAATAGATACAGTATAGTGAAACAACAAATGATGTACAGTATTGCAAGGACAAAACAGCAACACAGCCATGTCACCTGtaaaagaaagcattttaaagagtTTAAGAAACAATGAGGCACAACTCAACTGCCATTTATGACTCATGCTTTAGACCTTAAACCACTTGTAACAGTCCTTTTAAAAGAAACCTCTGAAGCATCTGTTCCTTTTCCAGTAAGTGTTTATACTGCTGGTTGGCTTAACATGAGTCTCCGTGAAGTCCAATAAAGCGTCCAAGAAGTTTAACAATAATTTGACAGCTTCTTCCTCTCATGGCCAATATCCAAGGCTGGAGATGAGTGAAGTTTGGTCTGTGAGTTGGAGGTCACTGCTGCTGCAACCTGGCTGCTGAGATGAgcgggcaggaggagcccttggAGGGAAGTGCACGGCCaccaaccctggcacccagcctGGGGAACCCTTCACTGATCCACCAGTGGGAAATGCAGATAACCTTTGGTTATGGGTGCAGTGGGGACCGGGTCAGAACCTCTGAGGccagtttttaatttaaagaaatgtctctcctctcctctcccaagGACTGCAAGCACAAAGGCACACCACCCACACTGGTCACTCTGCTGGGCCGTTAAGATGGAGCCATAACAAATCTTCCTTCACACAGTTTGCCATTGTACAGCTTACAGCCAACAAGGGAAATTCAGATCCTGGCCCTTTTAACTGGCAGTTAACATTACCAGGCTGCTAAAAGCATACAGCAGGAGTGGTTAGGCTGAGCCATCCCTCACCAAATTTTGCAGCTGTGCAAACACAGCAAGTTTGCAACGTGACAGGATTTTTATACATGGCAGCATTGCCTTTTAGTAATCAAAAAGGTACTTAAAGCAACCAGCCAAAGAAAAACTCTAGGGTTTGGAGGCAGACTCAGTCCTGGAAAACCATTGTTACAACCATTATTTTGGACCTAGACAGAGAATGTGTGGTCAGATGACTAAAGTCACACCAAATTATGATTAATTACTTTAGGACAGGCATGGCGCTTTAGAGGTTCAGTGGAAAAAACTTCCAATACATGTACATTTTTGCTAGCAAATTCCTATGCATCCCAATGAACATTTCTTCTAAGCCAGCTCATAGTCAGTTCATTTGGTCCAAGAAAGAGCCAGCAAGAAACAAAGGTTCACAAAAGCTTTTTGTTACAAtttataaaaaacaaaatacaaaataaatgttAAGACCAAAAATAACCAGTACAAGTAACAAAAGTGCTCTCAAGTTGGAGGGGAAGTAAACTTGCCCAGAGCAAACACATACAAACTTTAAATATAATCTTTAATATATTACAAAAATTGGTTAGAGGGAAAATGCtttagtaaatttttttttcaagtaagtttatttttctttcaaatgacTGCTGGAGGGTTCAGTGACCAGACTGACCTCTTCACATCAGCCAGCAGTCATTGCTATCTGGATTCAACTTTCACCAAAACCAATAACAAGAATTCTTTATATCTTTATGAGGGGAGAAAATAATTACTGATGCTGCCAAACAACGTGGGAAGAAAATTCACATATTCCCTCAAAAGACTAAGCCTCAAGAATTGTTACATGGCAGCATAAAATAGTGATTCTGTACTAGTTCTACCCTTTATTCCTTCTAAGTATCCACTCTTAATAAAAGACCAAAAAGAATATTGCTTTGTTTGGTTCTCTTAAAAGCCATAAACATCACATATAGGTCATTAACTCTTTATGCCAGTAGTCTGAAGCTCTATGTGCTAAGCACTTGAAGTCTCAACCTTTGGCATCAAAGTTAATTAAGGTTTTGGTGAAAATGTCCAGTTTGAAATATAAATAATGCACTGAAGAAAGAGGTTGAATTTCTAAGAATAAGATTGTGTTAGAGACAGCATTAGCTTACTAACAAGAGCTAGCCAAACCCCCCattttggagagaaaaatctttAATACTTTACatattttctgtaatttcaACTCTCTCTGGAAAAGCAGCCATTACTTTTGCCTTCAGTCCAGTGTACTGCCTCAGCAAGTCTGCAGCCAGGAAATAAGAAAAGCCCAAAGATACACAAACCTCACACAAGCTGTTCACGAGTATCAACATTGCAACAGGACTTAGAAGCCAACACAAACTTTTTGCTGATAGAAGTTTTAGTGCCTTCTTTGTTGGCAACAAGGTGGAAAACAAAATCCCAAAGAACTCCAGGTCAAAAAGAGCACGAGACAGGCAACACCCAAGCCCATCTTGCATCAATGGCATTGTTAAAATGAGACCTGATGTGAAGACAAAGTAGCAATGTGTGAGCCACAAAATCCAGGTTGAATGTAACTGTACCACCTCAGGCCTCTGGACTGAAACCCAACAGCTTCAACTACTTCTCTAATTCTTACAGTTTTAGTTCATGGGTGTCAATCATGACAACATGTGGCAGGCAGTTCAGCCAGCCTGCATCACAGAGAATGTGTACACCTGGGAGAATGCTCCTCTCACTCCTCCCCACAAAAACACTGGAAAGCTGGTTGTAAAGATTTGTATTGCCCCTACCCATTGGCATAATTTTTCATGTCTGACAATTTCTAAAGTGCAGCAGAGTTCAGAAAGCCTATGAGAGATTCCCAaaaacagaacagcagcagcagcccctgtgatTCATTTCACAGGTGCCATATTAGAATTGTTATTGAGAGAAAGGGATTTCATATTGCAAGGCTTCTGTATTGTTCAGTTACAGGACTTATGTAGTGTTAAAGGGGTTTTATCAAACAGTTTGTCCTCAAGCAGTAAAAGGATTAACATACAAAAAGTCTGTAGAGACtgtttaatttgaaaattaagTTAGCAAATTTATGTAGAGCGTTTCTTTCACAGTTGCTCAGTTTGCATACACAGATACCAACAGCTCATATTGTGCATATACTTTCCAGAAGTTTCTCTCACTAACTGATTCCATTAAAGAAACAGCATGAGAACAAAAGAGAAGGTGAGTTTCATATAAACTTTTATTATAAAAAGATACCTGGGGATGATTTAGCCAGCAAACCGGGAAACCCTTTCCCCACCcccaaattttaaaaactatcttactattttattttatgaaaaaacaaGTCcaacttcccttccctcttaTTACTCCTTTTCCTACAGGTACTATATTAATTTTCATGTCATAGGCTCTGGCCATTTctcacaaaaataaatatttttgttcaaaTGTAGCAGAAGCTGAAGACTTCAACAAGTTTCCTTGACATCAACCTCTTTGTCCAGTGCATTAGGACTATACAGTTACATGGAACCAGCCATAAAACTTCACTGATGCACAAGTCCCTGTTACTGGCAAAGGTACAGTACcaaaactttgttttttcctaatataccaactaattttttttttttcaaaatagaaGATGCATATATTTTTATGTCTTTTTAATCTTGCAAGCTATAGTTTTATAAACTTTTTATCCAGCAAACTCCTTAGGGAATATGTTGGTCTTAACAGAACATATTCTATAGCATTATTGATTTAAAATCTTTCtatgtttttcattaaaataccAAGCCTCTGGCATAACCTTTCCTAACAACTTGAGACCTGCTAACTTTAGTCAGTGCAATTGAAATCTTTTTTTGAAGTGAGCACTGTACCTTTAACCAATTCACCTACAAGATGTACATAGGTTGTGGTACACTCaatttgaaaaaagaaattaataactACAATACTGCATCCTCTTCACTGCCAAACACATCAGAAATTGCTACATATAAAAAAGCACCCCATCCCAGACATTCTTTCAGACTGCTCAGGGACAGAACTTCTACAGGACTGGAGTGTAGGTGTTTAGGCAAGAAGCATGCACAGCAGAAGTAGCATTAAAGGCATAGGTCAGAGAGAGATGCTAACCAGTAAAATCTGTTTTCAATTAGTGAACTGTTTCTCTAATCTGAGAGAGTTTAGAAAAAGGTCATCCAAAATGTTCCAAAACAACTGTTCACACAATAATACACGTACAAAAAGAGGGAACTTACACAAGGAGAAAAGGCAAACATGGCCTGAAATAGCCACTTACACTACACTACTCATTTGTGAGGTTTCAGAGTTCAGTGATATTCTCAGGGCCACTCTAGCCAAGCTCTTCCTTTACTTTGCATTAGTCTTTGTAAAGCCTGTTCCACAGAATATAGtccaaacagaaggaaaaaggtTGTGGTTCACTCCCAGCCATTGTCTTTTATCATGTGGGCAAGTTCAATGataaattttccttctttgtatttctgactGCTCTCAAAAGCATGTtcctggaaaggaaaaaaaaaaatgaaaaaaatgaaaacaacactGAATTATGTTCAGGAAATTAAGTGTTTTAAACATCAAACTTACAGTAAAAATACAAATGAGGAGCCATTACATTTAACAACCCATATTGGCATGAAAACCCTTGAGAAGGAAACAGAAGCAAACTTCTCCTGAGTGGAATCAGCAAATTCCTAAGTGGAATCAGCAGATCTACTGCACAGATCTTGCTGTAGAACTGATTCTGTTCTCTCTCTGCTTAGGgaattttaatgctttttaaagTGAAGGTTAGGAAATGGCATGTTATacatgttatttatttattcccaGAAGTAAGGAAAATAGGGAATGCAAACCTCTTCAAAAGCTCTCCATTATATTCATCATCATAGGAAAGGCATTAGGAAATTCCTAAGATCTGAAACTACACTGAATCATTGAAAATCCTACCCAGAATCTAAGATTTTCAAAACCACAAACTTACAACACAGCTGCAAGTGCACAGGTTAATTTTCAAACAACAGAATCGATTCCACATTATTTGTAAACAGAGTAATATGCTCAGTACTGTTTACTGGAATTAATATTTTTGCTGTATCACCAACTTTTGCAGTCCATGACACTACAGACTCACTTTGACAACTTCTCCCACCTGGTTTAGTGCACATGTGCTTGAGAGTCTTGCAAAAAGATTATCAAATACAGCAGTATGAGACAGCTGTAACAGCACCTATAGCTCATGCCTCATGCTTGATTTGCAGTCCAGAATAAAATTATCATCTGCTACAACATTTCTGCAGATGCAAGGAAGCAAGACTACATTAGAGCCTGATGTACACAAAAGCACCAGAGCTAACTCACATAAACTATCAGCAAAGATGGTACTCAGTGGCTACTCAGACATCTGTGCTTCAACATGCAAACCTTTATTGAGGATTTAAGTGTATTACTTACATATTTCCATCCAAGAGTGGTTTTACAGTTTTCACAATAGATATCTGCTACAGCATGTAAACCTGTCAGAAGAACTCTCTCCTCTGCTGGACCACAGCCCACATTTACCCtgaaaaaaggggagaaattATGTTAACAGATGAGTGTGTTTCTTTTCTTACTGTTCCCCAGCTTTTCTCCTGCAGACAAaaagtagtttaaaaaaaagcctAAGTTATTCAATGCTGCAGAAGTAACTTCCTCTGTTACACTGAGCAGaagaacaggaagaaaaaaggggtttgttttttaagtgGCTGTGGTGTCACTGTTGGTGACAGTCACTTACTGCCAGCAACAAAGATAAGCTACATAGTTAAACTTCCAGAG encodes:
- the YPEL1 gene encoding protein yippee-like 1 isoform X2, producing the protein MVKMTKSKTFQAYLPNCHRTYSCIHCRAHLANHDELISKSFQGSQGRAYLFNSVVNVGCGPAEERVLLTGLHAVADIYCENCKTTLGWKYEHAFESSQKYKEGKFIIELAHMIKDNGWE